Genomic window (Granulicella arctica):
GAGCATGTGGTCGAAGAAGCGTATGCCAGTCGAAACCTTGTAGACACCCTGTCCATCGACTACCAGCTTCAGGGCAATCTGCGTCTCGGTGGTGTTTCGCTTGATCGTTCCAGTTCTTACTTTGAGTGCCTTTTCAATCATCGTGCAGTCCATCCAATCTCTTGCAGAGAAGCTTTGAGTGCGGCGAGGCCCAGGGTTACATGGTCTGCGATCCCGATCGTGATTCGTACGAAGCCTTCGCAGCCCGGATCGGCCGATCGATCGCGGAGTAACACGCCATGTTTACGCATGTTCGCGACGAGTTCCTTGTGCCTGGGGCCGATGTTCATGAGAACGAAGTTTGCGTGGCTGGGAAAGAAGGGGACGCCGAGAGCGCGCAGTTCGTCCATGACTCGCTCGCGCCCGATGCGAACCTGCTCTGCATACCATGCGACGTAGGCCTCATCGGCTAGTGCGACGGGCAGGCAGTCCAAGGCCACACCATTTACGTTGTAGGGCGAACTGACCTTCCGTACGTGATTGATGACTTCGGCGTTGCCCGCAAGCATGCCAATACGTAGATTTGCCAGTCCGTAGGCCTTCGAAAAGGTGCGGGCGACGACTAGATTGGGTGTGGTGGCGATGTCCTGCATCGTCGACTCCCCATGGAAGTGGTAGTAGGCTTCGTCCACCATCACGACTGCGTGCGGCGCTGCTGCGGCAATGGCTAGAAGATGCTGCCGACTTACGATTGATCCTGTCGGGTTGTTCGGCGAAGCTACGATGATCAGCTTGGTTCTATCCGTGATGGCGTCGAGAAATCGCTGGTAGGGAAACTCGAGAGAAGCGTCAGACTGAACTCTGCGCAGCCCCGAGGTCATCATCGAGATGCTCACGTCATACATGAAGAACGTGGGTGTGGCGATCAGAGCTTCGTCATCGGGTTCGAGGAAGGCTGCGCAGAGAAGGTGGATCGCTTCGTCGACACCGTTTGTTAGAAGCACCTGGCTGGGTTCGAGATCGAAGTGGTCTGCCACGATCCGCTCGACTGGTTCACGCTCCGGGTACTTCGTTAGGCCTTCAGAGGTGATCTCTCTAAGCCGCTCGATGACGCGGGGAGATGGAGCGAAAGTATTCTCATTAAAGTCGAGCCGCAGCATCTCGCGCGCAGCGAGCGGTGGATGGTACTCCGGCATGTCCAGTACAGCCTGACGCGGTTTCACGGTACTGCTTGCAATTGCCATACTCATTGCATCCTCACTCGTACGCTTTCCGCATGTCCTACTAATCCTTCTGCCTCGGCTAAGGCGATCGCATGTGGGCCCATAGCGCCTAGACCTTTCCGTGTGTACTCCTGCACGGTAATGATCTTGACGAAGTCCATCACGCTCAGTCCTCCACGTATACGACCAACCCGGCCAGTAGGGAGAACGTGGTTTGGGCCAGAGATGTAATCTCCCATGGACTGTGGAGCATAGGCACCGACAAAGACCGAACCAGCATTCTGAACCCATTTGAGATCGGCCTGCGAATCCACTGTCAGATGCTCCGGAGCCAGCCGATTGGTCAGTTCACGAGCTTCTGCTACCGTTTCGGTTACAAAAATGCAACCTTGCGCGGCCAGCGATTGTTTCGCAATAACGTTGCGTTTTGCCTGCATCTTTACTTCCGCTGCTACGGCGGTGGCAAGCTCCGGATTACTCGTGATGAGGATAGCCAGTGCTTCGGGATCATGCTCGGCCTGCGCAACGAGGTCCGCGGCGATGCCGGCAGGGTCTCCTGTCTCGCTGGTCACCGTAATCTCAGTTGGGCCTGCAGGCATATCGATGCCGCATTCAGCGGAGACTATCGTTTTGGCAGCAGTTACATAGAGATTGCCCGGTCCGACGATCTTATCGACTCGCTCGATGCTGCTCGTTCCGTAGGCCATCGCGGCAATCGCCTGGGCGCCCCCTACGCGATAGAACTCTGTGATGCCTGCGAGCCACGCTGCAGCCATCGTTTCGCGAGCAGGTTTGGGAGAGCAGACCACGATCCGCGCAACGCCAGCGACCTGCGCGGGGGTTGCGGTCATCAGCAATGTTGAGGGTAAGGGATAGCGGCCACCAGGAACATAGCAGCCCACATTGGTAAGCGGCCTTACAATCTGCCCAGTCTTCACGCCGGGCGCTGGAGTGGTCGTCCATTCACGGGGCATCTGTGCTTCAGCGAAGGTGCGGATATTCTGTTGTGCTGTCTGCATCGCCTTCTGTAAGGCCGGTGCAGTCGCCACCCATGCAGCTTTCATCTCTTCGCGAGAGACTTGAAGATCCTGATCTTTCGACAAGCCGTCGAACTTGACTGCATATTGCTTCAGCGCGACGTCGCCTTGCCTGCGTACGGCAGACAGGATCTTTGCGACCGACGGTTCTACGCGGGCAGTGCTTACGGCTCCACGCTGCTCCAGCGTTTCGACTAACGCCTGCGCTGCGGCCCTACTTCGTCCAAAGGTACGAATCAGCTTCATGATGCCCTCTGCTTACAGCACAACCTTGCTTAATGGATATTCGACAATGCCGGTGGCGCCGACAGCCTTCAACTTGGGAATGACGTCGCGCACCAGCGCTTCGTCGAGGATTGTATTCAGAGCGACCCACTCCGGATCGCTCAGCTGCGATACGGTTGGAGAGTTCAATGCTGGCAGCACGCCAAGCACCGCAGGTAAGTTTTGTTTCTGCGTGTTGAGCATCAAGCCAACGCGGCCCTGGGCAGCAATCGCGGCGTTGAGCATGAGCGAGAGGTTATCGATCTTCTCCCGCTTCCACGCATCCTTGTAGGAACTCTTGTTGGCGATGAGCTGGGTTTCGCTCTCCATCAACGTTTCAATGATGCGAAGACGGTTTGCCTTCAGGCTCGAACCCGTTTCGGTTACTTCGACGATGGCGTCGGCCAGTGTCGGCGGCTTTACTTCAGTGGCGCCCCAGCTGAACTCCACAGTTACCGGGATGTTCTTGCTCGCGAAGTAGCGCTTCGTGAACTCGACTAGTTCGGTGGCGATGATCTTGCCGGCGAGGTCTTCGGGCTTCTGGAAGGGCGAATCCTCGGGGACGGCAAGCACCCACTTTACTTTTTGGCGGCTCTGCTTGGAGTAGGTGAGGCTGGTGACGTATTCAACGTCCGTCTGGTTCTCAAGAACCCAGTCGTTCCCGGTGAGTCCGGCGTCGAGCGCGCCGTGCTCGACATACCGTGCCATCTCCTGCGCACGGACAAGCATGCACTCGATTTCGACATCGTCGATACTGGGGAAGTAGCTGCGGCCATTTGCCAGGATGCGCCAGCCGGCGCGTTCGAAGAGGGCAATCGTCGCATCCTGCAAGCTGCCTTTTGGAATCCCGAGCTTAAGCTTGTTTATTGTTGCCGCCATTACTTCGTCTCCATCGCGATCGGTTTGGTGAAGCAGCTGATTGTTCCCTCGTGGCAGACCAGACCATCGCCTTCGACTTCAACTTTGAAAAGGAGTGCGTCGTTGTCGCAATCGGTCGCAGCTTCGACGACACGCAGGCGATTGCCACTTGTTTCACCCTTCATCCAGAGCTTTTGCCGCGACCTGCTCCAGAAGGTGACGTAGCCACTTTCGAGGGTCTTGGCATAACTGATTTCGTTGAGAAAACCGAGCATGAGGAGCTCGCCGGTCTTGGCATCCTGGACCATTCCCGGAACCAGACCGTCCATTTTGTTGAAGTCAATCGTCATCGCCGTCATTCCTTCTGAAGTGGTTCAACCTGTGGGTTCGGATGTTGTGGAGTACACAAAGGAAAGCCCGCTCGCGGTATTCGCGTCAGCGGGCTTTGTGAATCCTGTCGTGCGCTCGGTTTAGATCGTCGCACCGGACACTGCCGCCAACACGCTGTTCGCATGATGATGATGGTGTCCGTGATGAAGCAAGCGCAAACTCATAACTCAAAACTAACGTTGACGGCTTTGAATGTCAATGTAGCCGCGGGCTGACGCACGTAAATTCATTTACTTCCGCTTCTGTCTGCTCTAGTCTTCTTAGGTCCGGTCAGGAGCCTCGTCATGAATAGATTCAGCCGCTTTTTTCTCGCCTTCGTTCTCTTTGCTGCCGCAACAGCCGGCTCTTTCCATGCCCAACCGGCGTTTGCGTCATCCGTCGGGTCCATCCAGGCGTCCACGACTGCCGACGCGGACAAGCTTGATATCAATACAGCGACGGCCGACCAGTTGAAGGCCCTTAAGGGAATTGGCGATGCCTATAGCAAGCGCATCATTGCTGGCCGTCCCTACACTGCAAAGAACCAGCTTACGAGCCGGGGTATCCTGCCGGTCGCTACCTACAATGCGGTTAAGGATCAGATTATCGCCAAGCAGCCAAAGAAATAGATGCCAGGTCGACGAGGTATGGGGGCGCCGCTGTTTGCCGGGAGCGCCATAGCCTGTACGGCGAATTACATGAATGTAATAGTCTGAAATCTACAGCCCATGCCCTTGTTTACCACCCATCCCGGCCAAGGTATCCGCTATGCCGGGCTGCTCGGCCTGTGTCTGGTCGCGCTGACGGGCTGCCAGAGTTTCAGTAGCGCTGGTTCATCGGCGAGAGTCCGGGTGGTCGATGTGTCGCCAGATGCACCCGCCGTAGACATCTACCAAGGCAACACTGGTGTAGCGTA
Coding sequences:
- the hisC gene encoding histidinol-phosphate transaminase, translating into MAIASSTVKPRQAVLDMPEYHPPLAAREMLRLDFNENTFAPSPRVIERLREITSEGLTKYPEREPVERIVADHFDLEPSQVLLTNGVDEAIHLLCAAFLEPDDEALIATPTFFMYDVSISMMTSGLRRVQSDASLEFPYQRFLDAITDRTKLIIVASPNNPTGSIVSRQHLLAIAAAAPHAVVMVDEAYYHFHGESTMQDIATTPNLVVARTFSKAYGLANLRIGMLAGNAEVINHVRKVSSPYNVNGVALDCLPVALADEAYVAWYAEQVRIGRERVMDELRALGVPFFPSHANFVLMNIGPRHKELVANMRKHGVLLRDRSADPGCEGFVRITIGIADHVTLGLAALKASLQEIGWTAR
- the hisD gene encoding histidinol dehydrogenase — encoded protein: MKLIRTFGRSRAAAQALVETLEQRGAVSTARVEPSVAKILSAVRRQGDVALKQYAVKFDGLSKDQDLQVSREEMKAAWVATAPALQKAMQTAQQNIRTFAEAQMPREWTTTPAPGVKTGQIVRPLTNVGCYVPGGRYPLPSTLLMTATPAQVAGVARIVVCSPKPARETMAAAWLAGITEFYRVGGAQAIAAMAYGTSSIERVDKIVGPGNLYVTAAKTIVSAECGIDMPAGPTEITVTSETGDPAGIAADLVAQAEHDPEALAILITSNPELATAVAAEVKMQAKRNVIAKQSLAAQGCIFVTETVAEARELTNRLAPEHLTVDSQADLKWVQNAGSVFVGAYAPQSMGDYISGPNHVLPTGRVGRIRGGLSVMDFVKIITVQEYTRKGLGAMGPHAIALAEAEGLVGHAESVRVRMQ
- the hisG gene encoding ATP phosphoribosyltransferase; its protein translation is MAATINKLKLGIPKGSLQDATIALFERAGWRILANGRSYFPSIDDVEIECMLVRAQEMARYVEHGALDAGLTGNDWVLENQTDVEYVTSLTYSKQSRQKVKWVLAVPEDSPFQKPEDLAGKIIATELVEFTKRYFASKNIPVTVEFSWGATEVKPPTLADAIVEVTETGSSLKANRLRIIETLMESETQLIANKSSYKDAWKREKIDNLSLMLNAAIAAQGRVGLMLNTQKQNLPAVLGVLPALNSPTVSQLSDPEWVALNTILDEALVRDVIPKLKAVGATGIVEYPLSKVVL
- the hisI gene encoding phosphoribosyl-AMP cyclohydrolase yields the protein MTAMTIDFNKMDGLVPGMVQDAKTGELLMLGFLNEISYAKTLESGYVTFWSRSRQKLWMKGETSGNRLRVVEAATDCDNDALLFKVEVEGDGLVCHEGTISCFTKPIAMETK
- a CDS encoding ComEA family DNA-binding protein encodes the protein MNRFSRFFLAFVLFAAATAGSFHAQPAFASSVGSIQASTTADADKLDINTATADQLKALKGIGDAYSKRIIAGRPYTAKNQLTSRGILPVATYNAVKDQIIAKQPKK